The following are encoded together in the Bradymonas sediminis genome:
- a CDS encoding ATP-binding protein has protein sequence MTKSLETEPYKKVCEKCNEKRYVIRRVGEHAQASLCGTCFSVCPACHGEEFTHETDERGYSYVKRCVLCGTLNQRIATFNEARIPARYYENKSSIEQFKITNPSGQPVGNLPQIQMKVLRWATGFSPGEKGFLLHGPVGTGKTHLLAGVIRYLTLEKGIACRFVEFTHLLSEIREQFDRGRGEADILGPISEVPVLAIDELGKGRNNAWQLSIIDEIISKRYNRELTTLFTSNYTVNEARAGRPDPSNQDFRHLTTQETMRERIGERIFSRLHEMAQFIEIDAPDYRRR, from the coding sequence ATGACAAAATCACTTGAAACTGAGCCGTATAAGAAGGTCTGTGAGAAGTGCAATGAGAAGCGCTATGTCATTCGTCGCGTCGGTGAGCACGCGCAGGCTTCGCTTTGCGGCACCTGCTTTAGCGTATGCCCGGCCTGCCACGGCGAAGAGTTCACCCACGAGACCGACGAGCGCGGCTATAGCTATGTGAAGCGCTGCGTGCTCTGCGGCACGCTTAACCAGCGGATCGCGACGTTTAACGAAGCGCGTATTCCTGCGCGCTACTACGAAAACAAGTCGTCGATCGAGCAATTTAAGATCACGAATCCCTCCGGCCAACCGGTCGGAAACCTGCCGCAAATTCAGATGAAGGTGCTGCGCTGGGCGACCGGGTTTAGCCCGGGCGAGAAGGGCTTTTTGCTCCACGGGCCCGTCGGCACCGGAAAAACCCACCTGCTGGCGGGTGTCATCCGTTACCTCACGCTGGAGAAAGGCATCGCGTGTCGCTTTGTCGAGTTCACGCATTTGCTCAGCGAGATTCGCGAGCAATTCGACCGGGGCCGAGGCGAAGCGGATATTCTTGGGCCGATCTCGGAGGTGCCGGTGCTGGCCATCGACGAGTTGGGCAAGGGGCGAAACAACGCCTGGCAGTTGTCGATCATCGATGAGATTATTTCGAAGCGCTACAACCGCGAACTGACCACCCTCTTCACCTCAAACTACACGGTCAATGAGGCGCGGGCGGGCCGGCCGGACCCGAGCAACCAAGACTTCCGCCACCTGACCACCCAGGAGACGATGCGCGAGCGCATCGGCGAGCGCATCTTTAGTCGTCTGCATGAGATGGCGCAGTTTATTGAGATCGACGCGCCGGATTATCGCCGTCGCTGA